The Georgenia sp. TF02-10 genome window below encodes:
- a CDS encoding glycosyl hydrolase, translating into MTPLRFGVNYTPSHRWFYSWHDVDWRSTERDLAAVAGLGMDHVRVFPLWPVLQPNRTYIDPAALADLRRTVDIAAAQGLEVYLDVLQGHLSSFDFVPSWLSSWHRGNMFTDAAVLQAQADLVTAVHDALADQPAYRGLTLGNELNQFAGTPHPSPMPATSRDVDTWLDTLLGAAPADPGRLRLHAEYDAVWYLDGHPFLPRHAARQGDLTAVHSWVFNGTAQRYGADSPHSHRHAEYLVELARAFATDPERGVWLQEIGAPGNVLDPEQVVPFARASVRHAAESPALWGVTWWCSHDVDPTLGDFPPFEHTLGLIDQGGQVKPLGHAFAEAAAELRDQAAAPGRTTAVVVPVDQDDTPVSRAALGPGGSVFEEWVRLAEDGQRPALVTSTTATDPDDLRRRGITRLHRVEPRAGAAYTSVSDEELAPVAEAGSR; encoded by the coding sequence ATGACCCCCTTGCGCTTCGGGGTGAACTACACACCGTCCCACCGCTGGTTCTACTCCTGGCACGACGTGGACTGGCGCTCCACCGAGCGTGACCTGGCCGCCGTAGCCGGGCTCGGGATGGACCACGTCCGGGTCTTTCCCCTGTGGCCGGTGCTGCAGCCCAACCGGACCTACATCGACCCCGCGGCCCTGGCCGACCTGCGCCGCACCGTCGACATCGCCGCCGCCCAGGGGCTGGAGGTGTACTTGGACGTGCTGCAGGGACACCTGTCGAGCTTCGACTTCGTGCCGTCCTGGCTCTCCTCCTGGCACCGGGGGAACATGTTCACCGACGCGGCGGTACTGCAGGCCCAGGCCGACCTGGTGACCGCCGTGCACGACGCCCTGGCGGACCAGCCGGCCTACCGGGGGCTGACGCTCGGCAACGAGCTCAACCAGTTCGCCGGCACCCCGCACCCGAGCCCGATGCCGGCCACCTCCCGCGACGTCGACACCTGGCTGGACACGCTGCTCGGCGCCGCCCCCGCCGATCCGGGACGCCTGCGGCTGCACGCCGAGTACGACGCCGTCTGGTACCTCGACGGTCACCCGTTCCTGCCGCGCCACGCCGCGCGGCAGGGCGACCTGACCGCCGTCCACTCCTGGGTCTTCAACGGCACGGCCCAGCGGTACGGCGCGGACTCCCCGCACAGCCACCGCCACGCCGAGTACCTGGTCGAGCTCGCGCGCGCGTTCGCCACGGACCCGGAGCGAGGCGTGTGGCTGCAGGAGATCGGCGCGCCCGGCAACGTCCTGGACCCGGAGCAGGTGGTGCCCTTCGCCCGGGCGAGCGTCCGGCACGCAGCGGAGTCACCAGCCCTGTGGGGCGTGACCTGGTGGTGCTCCCACGACGTCGACCCGACCCTGGGGGACTTCCCGCCCTTCGAGCACACCCTCGGCCTGATCGACCAGGGCGGCCAGGTCAAGCCGCTCGGCCACGCGTTCGCGGAGGCCGCCGCCGAGCTGCGCGACCAGGCAGCCGCGCCCGGGCGGACCACCGCGGTCGTCGTCCCGGTGGACCAGGACGACACCCCCGTCTCGCGCGCCGCGCTCGGCCCGGGCGGCTCGGTCTTCGAGGAGTGGGTGCGCCTCGCCGAGGACGGGCAGCGCCCCGCCCTGGTCACCTCCACCACCGCCACCGACCCGGACGACCTCCGCCGGCGCGGGATCACCAGGCTGCACCGGGTCGAGCCACGGGCGGGGGCGGCCTACACCTCCGTCTCGGACGAAGAGCTGGCGCCCGTCGCCGAGGCAGGCTCGAGGTGA
- a CDS encoding glycoside hydrolase family 3 protein, giving the protein MSRLPAGSTDEASPEQTSGQDREARVQAVLDGLDLRQRVGQLNQRLLGWRAVERRGGRWVLTDEALAEIERWSGLGAIYGLMRADAWSGRSWENGVTPDDRLEVVDLVQQAVRGANPQGLAAFVVEEAPHGHQALGGTILPQNLALAATWDPDLLEEASAAVATELAASGVDLALVSGLDVLRDGRWGRSEECFGEDPFLAATLVGAVVRGMQGADRRRLGRDGVGVVLKHLAAQGEAVGGRNGQSAIVGPRDLHEIHLAPAAAGVRAGAVGMMAAYNDIDGVPCCANPWLLQTWLRQEQGFDGIVMADGLAVDQLLPLTGSIPDAGRLALRSGVDVSLWDEGFTTLVRSAEQDEQTFRAVTEACRRVLRLKDRLGLLPARSSARAGRERIELRGRLPQALAESADLSRRLAASALVLLDGHIPTEQLLAPEATVLVVGPNADDVTPFLGDYVPPLRDGEYPTVLEQLTARLPGRVLTVAPTDPGLAQAVRAATVVVAVLGGTSHRSYADQFDPNGAAAATRASAGEGVDLADLRLPGQQDELLSVVRAAATGPVVSVVVAGRPHVLTGVLAASDATLWAGYAGPHGPRAVADALLGDVVPAGRLPVTLLRASGAGPVRHNDRWSPDGVYRDVPSPVLLPFAHAAAGSARVASATLTRRDGRVTVEVLVQATGDVDGELVLPVLARRRGGPVLPRQQELLGLRRVRVPAGQPVVVTVDLAEAEVFAPVGLGSRYTDIYVADLHAGRLEAPAGAGEPAARPS; this is encoded by the coding sequence GTGAGCAGGCTCCCGGCCGGCAGCACGGACGAGGCCAGCCCGGAGCAAACCTCGGGGCAGGACCGCGAGGCGCGGGTCCAGGCGGTCCTCGACGGGCTCGACCTGCGGCAGCGGGTCGGCCAGCTCAACCAGCGGCTGCTGGGCTGGCGCGCCGTCGAGCGGCGCGGCGGGCGCTGGGTCCTGACCGACGAGGCGCTGGCCGAGATCGAGCGCTGGTCCGGCCTGGGCGCGATCTACGGGCTCATGCGTGCCGACGCGTGGTCGGGCAGGTCCTGGGAGAACGGCGTCACCCCGGACGACCGGCTCGAGGTCGTCGACCTCGTCCAGCAGGCGGTGCGCGGCGCGAACCCGCAGGGGCTCGCCGCCTTCGTGGTCGAGGAGGCCCCGCACGGCCACCAGGCCCTCGGCGGCACGATCCTGCCCCAGAACCTCGCCCTCGCGGCGACCTGGGACCCCGACCTCCTCGAGGAGGCGAGCGCCGCCGTCGCGACCGAGCTGGCGGCCTCCGGCGTGGACCTCGCGCTCGTCTCCGGGCTGGACGTCCTGCGGGACGGGCGCTGGGGGCGCAGCGAGGAGTGCTTCGGCGAGGACCCGTTCCTCGCCGCGACCCTGGTGGGCGCCGTCGTCCGCGGGATGCAGGGCGCGGACCGGCGGCGGCTGGGCCGGGACGGTGTCGGGGTGGTGCTCAAGCACCTGGCCGCGCAGGGCGAGGCGGTCGGCGGGCGGAACGGCCAGTCCGCGATCGTCGGGCCGCGCGACCTGCACGAGATCCACCTGGCCCCCGCCGCCGCCGGCGTGCGCGCCGGGGCCGTCGGGATGATGGCCGCCTACAACGACATCGACGGCGTGCCGTGCTGCGCCAACCCCTGGCTGCTGCAGACCTGGCTGCGGCAGGAGCAGGGTTTCGACGGCATCGTCATGGCCGACGGCCTGGCCGTCGACCAGCTCCTGCCGCTGACCGGCAGCATCCCGGACGCCGGGCGGCTCGCCCTGCGCTCCGGCGTCGACGTGTCGCTGTGGGACGAGGGCTTCACGACGCTGGTGCGCTCGGCCGAGCAGGACGAGCAGACCTTCCGTGCGGTGACCGAGGCGTGCCGCCGCGTGCTGCGACTGAAGGACCGCCTCGGGCTGCTGCCCGCCCGCTCGTCGGCCCGTGCGGGGCGCGAGCGGATCGAGCTGCGCGGACGCCTGCCGCAGGCGCTGGCTGAGAGCGCCGACCTGTCCCGGCGACTGGCCGCCAGCGCCCTGGTCCTGCTGGACGGGCACATCCCGACCGAGCAGCTCCTCGCCCCCGAGGCGACCGTGCTCGTCGTCGGCCCCAACGCCGACGACGTGACGCCCTTCCTGGGTGACTACGTCCCGCCGCTGCGCGACGGTGAGTACCCGACGGTCCTGGAGCAGCTGACCGCCCGCCTGCCCGGGCGAGTTCTCACCGTCGCACCTACGGACCCCGGACTCGCCCAGGCCGTGCGGGCCGCCACCGTGGTCGTCGCGGTCCTCGGCGGCACGAGCCACCGGTCCTACGCCGACCAGTTCGATCCCAACGGCGCCGCAGCCGCGACGCGCGCCTCCGCAGGCGAGGGAGTGGACCTGGCCGACCTGCGCCTGCCGGGGCAGCAGGACGAGCTGCTCTCCGTCGTCCGTGCCGCCGCCACCGGGCCGGTGGTCTCCGTCGTCGTGGCGGGCCGCCCGCACGTCCTGACCGGCGTCCTGGCGGCCTCCGACGCGACGCTGTGGGCCGGGTATGCCGGCCCCCACGGACCGCGGGCGGTGGCCGACGCCCTGCTCGGCGACGTCGTGCCCGCCGGGCGGCTCCCGGTCACGCTGCTCCGGGCCTCGGGGGCCGGGCCGGTACGGCACAACGACCGATGGTCGCCCGACGGCGTCTACCGCGACGTGCCGTCGCCGGTCCTCCTGCCCTTCGCCCACGCGGCCGCCGGCAGCGCCCGCGTCGCCTCCGCTACGCTCACCCGCCGAGACGGACGGGTGACCGTGGAGGTGCTCGTCCAGGCGACGGGGGACGTCGACGGCGAGCTGGTGCTGCCGGTCCTCGCGCGACGCCGGGGCGGCCCCGTCCTGCCGCGTCAGCAGGAGCTCCTCGGGTTGCGCCGGGTCCGCGTCCCGGCGGGGCAGCCCGTCGTGGTGACCGTCGACCTTGCCGAGGCGGAGGTCTTCGCCCCGGTCGGGCTTGGCAGCCGGTACACCGACATCTACGTCGCCGACCTGCATGCCGGCCGCCTCGAGGCGCCGGCAGGTGCAGGGGAGCCGGCCGCGCGACCGTCCTGA
- a CDS encoding sugar ABC transporter substrate-binding protein, producing MNRNRSAAIAAGVAGVALLASACGDSGGQGSDDASGASSEMSGEITFQTWNLKNEKYTPYFEGLIDAFESEHPGTTVTWVDQPAEGYQEKLSADAAAGSLPDVIDMGPEAAYTLGQAGAILDIAEADPEAKDLYLPKAWEAMTFEGLGGGTYGYPWYLNTGPSFFNTTLLEQCGLDPANLPTTYDELFEQATTLRASCPDKAMLARTPVIENFGEYGVELMNEDGTEFTYNDPKGVELVQKFVELYEGQGLTEESLNNLQTNEVEEFKAGRLAYLPGSSYTLNDLKETAPDIYDTVAMGPRIANAAPNMYIESLVVNAGTENQELATEFAKYVTSSENQFEFAKAANVFPSSAGTLEDPYFTEEDGTPETQVRVETAQQVTEAVVWWPPAFSGAADAETLREQVALALLGEKSAQEALDASVEYSNGRLSGN from the coding sequence ATGAACAGGAACCGCTCCGCCGCCATCGCCGCCGGCGTGGCAGGCGTCGCGTTGCTCGCGTCCGCCTGCGGAGACTCGGGCGGGCAGGGCAGCGACGACGCGTCGGGCGCGTCCAGCGAGATGTCCGGGGAGATCACCTTCCAGACGTGGAACCTGAAGAACGAGAAGTACACGCCCTACTTCGAGGGACTGATCGACGCGTTCGAGTCCGAGCACCCGGGGACGACCGTCACCTGGGTCGACCAGCCGGCCGAGGGCTACCAGGAGAAGCTGTCCGCCGACGCTGCCGCCGGGTCGCTGCCCGACGTCATCGACATGGGGCCGGAGGCCGCCTACACGCTCGGCCAGGCCGGCGCGATCCTGGACATCGCCGAGGCCGACCCCGAGGCCAAGGACCTGTACCTGCCCAAGGCCTGGGAGGCGATGACCTTCGAGGGGCTGGGCGGCGGCACCTACGGCTACCCCTGGTACCTCAACACTGGCCCGTCGTTCTTCAACACCACGCTGCTCGAGCAGTGCGGCCTGGACCCGGCGAACCTCCCGACGACCTACGACGAGCTCTTCGAGCAGGCCACGACGCTGCGCGCGAGCTGCCCAGACAAGGCGATGCTCGCGCGGACACCGGTGATCGAGAACTTCGGCGAGTACGGGGTGGAGCTGATGAACGAGGACGGCACCGAGTTCACCTACAACGATCCCAAGGGCGTCGAGCTGGTGCAGAAGTTCGTCGAGCTGTACGAGGGGCAGGGCCTGACCGAGGAGTCGCTGAACAACCTGCAGACCAACGAGGTCGAGGAGTTCAAGGCCGGCCGCCTGGCATACCTGCCGGGCAGCTCCTACACCCTGAACGACCTCAAGGAGACCGCGCCCGACATCTACGACACGGTCGCGATGGGCCCACGCATCGCCAACGCCGCACCGAACATGTACATCGAGTCCCTCGTCGTCAACGCCGGCACCGAGAACCAGGAGCTGGCCACCGAGTTCGCCAAGTACGTCACCAGCTCGGAGAACCAGTTCGAGTTCGCGAAGGCGGCCAACGTGTTCCCGTCGTCGGCAGGGACGCTCGAGGACCCCTACTTCACCGAGGAGGACGGCACCCCCGAGACCCAGGTGCGGGTGGAGACGGCCCAGCAGGTGACCGAGGCGGTGGTGTGGTGGCCGCCGGCGTTCTCCGGCGCCGCGGACGCCGAGACGCTCCGCGAGCAGGTGGCGCTGGCGCTGCTCGGGGAGAAGTCGGCCCAGGAGGCCCTCGACGCCTCGGTCGAGTACTCCAACGGCCGGCTGTCCGGGAACTGA
- a CDS encoding carbohydrate ABC transporter permease — protein sequence MALPALADRAAAPVTSRPARRAGRDGPASRTHSRWFTPWLFLVPAVVVVGLLVVYPFVNTLLLSVTDSTMLRRGEFVGLANFQRLFADPRFGTAMLNSSLYVVCVVPFMVLLPLILATLVRGSTRIMGFFRTTFYLPVVMSSVIVGLIWTNMLGKQGLVNELLQWLQVIAEPIPFLTDRWLLLFSAMFVTVWTGLGYYMVIYLAALANIDDTLYDAAAVDGAGAVRSFLNVTLPGVRNTMFLIGLLSSIAAFRVFGEVYVLTNGTGGPGGQVLTMTMLVQREGTGLQAQTGYAGAISLVMFVVLGALIAIQLVVQNRQEKS from the coding sequence ATGGCCCTGCCTGCCCTCGCCGACCGGGCTGCCGCCCCGGTCACGTCCCGCCCGGCGCGCCGCGCCGGGCGGGACGGCCCCGCCTCCCGGACCCACTCCCGGTGGTTCACCCCGTGGCTGTTCCTCGTCCCGGCGGTGGTCGTGGTGGGCCTGCTCGTGGTCTACCCGTTCGTCAACACCCTGCTGCTGTCCGTCACGGACTCCACCATGCTGCGGCGGGGCGAATTCGTCGGGCTCGCCAACTTCCAGCGCCTGTTCGCCGACCCACGGTTCGGCACCGCGATGCTCAACTCGAGCCTGTACGTGGTGTGCGTGGTCCCGTTCATGGTCCTGCTCCCGCTCATCCTGGCCACCCTGGTGCGCGGCAGCACCCGGATCATGGGCTTCTTCCGGACCACGTTCTACCTGCCCGTCGTCATGTCCTCGGTGATCGTCGGCCTGATCTGGACCAACATGCTGGGCAAGCAGGGCCTGGTCAACGAGCTGCTCCAGTGGCTGCAGGTGATAGCCGAACCGATCCCGTTCCTGACCGACCGCTGGCTCCTGCTGTTCTCCGCGATGTTCGTCACCGTCTGGACCGGCCTGGGGTACTACATGGTCATCTACCTGGCTGCCCTGGCGAACATCGACGACACGCTGTACGACGCCGCCGCGGTCGACGGCGCGGGAGCGGTGCGTTCGTTCCTCAACGTCACGCTGCCCGGAGTTCGCAACACCATGTTCCTGATCGGCCTGCTGTCGTCGATCGCCGCCTTCCGGGTGTTCGGCGAGGTGTACGTGCTGACCAACGGCACCGGCGGCCCGGGTGGGCAGGTCCTGACCATGACCATGCTCGTCCAGCGCGAGGGCACGGGGCTGCAGGCGCAGACCGGCTACGCCGGCGCGATCAGCCTGGTGATGTTCGTCGTCCTCGGCGCGCTGATCGCGATCCAGCTCGTCGTGCAGAACCGGCAGGAGAAGTCATGA
- a CDS encoding carbohydrate ABC transporter permease, giving the protein MTVTAPSATSSAAPQAPRRRRRVRPGTVVQYLVLVAMFLLLAGPLVWQLSLSLKGAGDDLYARPPQLVPTDPTLTNFAEVLDRVPVLHYVGNSVVVAAFVVGGNVVGATLAGYALARLRFRGRSLVLGLLLTAMLVPVETVIVSQFLLVRSMQLQNTLLGVALPTLITALNVFLMRNAFAAIPKELEEAATIDGANAWQRFLRICVPQVKGVITVVAIFSFVGAWNDFLWPLIVLSDDSQYTLTVGLNRLRGTFYDDPRLIAAGTVVALVPIVAFFALLQRYFFRGLESGGLKG; this is encoded by the coding sequence ATGACGGTCACCGCGCCCAGCGCAACCAGCAGCGCCGCACCCCAGGCCCCGCGGCGCAGGCGTCGGGTCCGTCCGGGCACTGTCGTCCAGTACCTCGTGCTGGTCGCGATGTTCCTGCTGCTCGCGGGGCCGCTCGTGTGGCAGCTGTCCCTGTCGCTCAAGGGCGCCGGGGACGACCTGTACGCACGCCCGCCCCAGCTGGTGCCGACCGACCCGACCCTGACGAACTTCGCCGAGGTCCTGGACCGCGTCCCGGTGCTGCACTACGTCGGCAACTCGGTGGTGGTCGCCGCGTTCGTCGTCGGCGGCAACGTGGTGGGAGCCACGCTCGCCGGCTACGCCCTGGCGCGGCTGCGCTTCCGCGGGCGGAGCCTGGTGCTCGGCCTGCTGCTGACCGCGATGCTCGTGCCCGTCGAGACCGTCATCGTCTCGCAGTTCCTGCTCGTGCGGTCGATGCAGCTGCAGAACACGCTGCTCGGCGTCGCCCTGCCCACCCTGATCACCGCACTGAACGTGTTCCTCATGCGCAACGCCTTCGCGGCGATCCCGAAGGAGCTCGAGGAAGCGGCCACCATCGACGGCGCCAACGCCTGGCAGCGCTTCCTGCGCATCTGCGTCCCGCAGGTCAAGGGCGTCATCACCGTGGTCGCGATCTTCTCCTTCGTCGGCGCCTGGAACGACTTCCTGTGGCCGCTGATCGTCCTGTCCGACGACAGCCAGTACACCCTCACCGTCGGCCTGAACCGGCTGCGCGGAACCTTCTACGACGACCCCCGACTCATCGCGGCCGGCACGGTCGTGGCCCTGGTGCCGATCGTCGCCTTCTTCGCGCTGCTGCAGCGCTACTTCTTCCGCGGCCTCGAGTCCGGCGGCCTGAAAGGATGA